In one Salvelinus sp. IW2-2015 linkage group LG26, ASM291031v2, whole genome shotgun sequence genomic region, the following are encoded:
- the LOC111952625 gene encoding cold-inducible RNA-binding protein B isoform X4 — MSDEGKLFVGGLCFDTDETSLEEAFSKYGNIAKVDVVRDRETRRSRGFGFVTFENPEDAKDAMAAMNGKSVDGRMIRVDEAGKSGGRSDRGGSGGFRGGSGGFRGGSGGFRGGRGRGGGYGGGDRSYGGDRSYGGGERSYGGERSYGGDRSYGGGGDRSYGGSYRSGGGYSSGGGSGGYREARSGGESGYGGRSGGSYRDSYDSYATHE; from the exons ATGTCTGACGAAGGAAAGCTTTTTGTTGGAGGATTGTGTTTTGACACGGATGAAACTTCACTGGAAGAGGCGTTTTCCAAGTATGGCAACATTGCTAAAG TTGATGTTGTAAGAGACCGAGAGACTCGGAGGTCCAGGGGGTTCGGCTTTGTGACTTTTGAAAACCCTGAAGATGCCAAAGACGCAATGGCTGCAATGAATGGCAAG TCTGTTGATGGCAGGATGATCCGTGTGGATGAAGCTGGCAAGTCGGGAGGAAGATCTGACCGTGGTGGTTCTGGTGGCTTCAGGGGTGGTTCTGGTGGCTTCAGGGGTGGTTCTGGTGGCTtcagaggaggcagaggaagag GTGGTGGCTATGGTGGTGGAGACAGAAGCTATGGTGGTGACCGAAGCtatggtggaggagagagaagctaTGGGGGAGAGAGAAGCTATGGAGGTGACAGAAGCTATGGTGGTGGAGGAGACAGAAGCTATGGTGGTAGCTACAGGAGTGGTGGAGGATACTCCTCTGGGGGTGGCAGCGGAGGTTACAGAGAGGCCAG GAGTGGTGGTGAAAGTGGTTATGGTGGCCGCTCTGGGGGATCCTACAGAGACAGCTATGACAGCTATG CTACACAcgagtaa
- the LOC111952625 gene encoding cold-inducible RNA-binding protein B isoform X1 — translation MSDEGKLFVGGLCFDTDETSLEEAFSKYGNIAKVDVVRDRETRRSRGFGFVTFENPEDAKDAMAAMNGKSVDGRMIRVDEAGKSGGRSDRGGSGGFRGGSGGFRGGSGGFRGGRGRGGHGYLGGGGGYGGGDRSYGGDRSYGGGERSYGGERSYGGDRSYGGGGDRSYGGSYRSGGGYSSGGGSGGYREARSGGESGYGGRSGGSYRDSYDSYATHE, via the exons ATGTCTGACGAAGGAAAGCTTTTTGTTGGAGGATTGTGTTTTGACACGGATGAAACTTCACTGGAAGAGGCGTTTTCCAAGTATGGCAACATTGCTAAAG TTGATGTTGTAAGAGACCGAGAGACTCGGAGGTCCAGGGGGTTCGGCTTTGTGACTTTTGAAAACCCTGAAGATGCCAAAGACGCAATGGCTGCAATGAATGGCAAG TCTGTTGATGGCAGGATGATCCGTGTGGATGAAGCTGGCAAGTCGGGAGGAAGATCTGACCGTGGTGGTTCTGGTGGCTTCAGGGGTGGTTCTGGTGGCTTCAGGGGTGGTTCTGGTGGCTtcagaggaggcagaggaagaggtgGGCATGGTTATTTAGGAGGAG GTGGTGGCTATGGTGGTGGAGACAGAAGCTATGGTGGTGACCGAAGCtatggtggaggagagagaagctaTGGGGGAGAGAGAAGCTATGGAGGTGACAGAAGCTATGGTGGTGGAGGAGACAGAAGCTATGGTGGTAGCTACAGGAGTGGTGGAGGATACTCCTCTGGGGGTGGCAGCGGAGGTTACAGAGAGGCCAG GAGTGGTGGTGAAAGTGGTTATGGTGGCCGCTCTGGGGGATCCTACAGAGACAGCTATGACAGCTATG CTACACAcgagtaa
- the LOC111952625 gene encoding cold-inducible RNA-binding protein B isoform X3, whose product MSDEGKLFVGGLCFDTDETSLEEAFSKYGNIAKVDVVRDRETRRSRGFGFVTFENPEDAKDAMAAMNGKSVDGRMIRVDEAGKSGGRSDRGGSGGFRGGSGGFRGGSGGFRGGRGRGGGYGGGDRSYGGDRSYGGGERSYGGERSYGGDRSYGGGGDRSYGGSYRSGGGYSSGGGSGGYREARSGGESGYGGRSGGSYRDSYDSYGTFDVA is encoded by the exons ATGTCTGACGAAGGAAAGCTTTTTGTTGGAGGATTGTGTTTTGACACGGATGAAACTTCACTGGAAGAGGCGTTTTCCAAGTATGGCAACATTGCTAAAG TTGATGTTGTAAGAGACCGAGAGACTCGGAGGTCCAGGGGGTTCGGCTTTGTGACTTTTGAAAACCCTGAAGATGCCAAAGACGCAATGGCTGCAATGAATGGCAAG TCTGTTGATGGCAGGATGATCCGTGTGGATGAAGCTGGCAAGTCGGGAGGAAGATCTGACCGTGGTGGTTCTGGTGGCTTCAGGGGTGGTTCTGGTGGCTTCAGGGGTGGTTCTGGTGGCTtcagaggaggcagaggaagag GTGGTGGCTATGGTGGTGGAGACAGAAGCTATGGTGGTGACCGAAGCtatggtggaggagagagaagctaTGGGGGAGAGAGAAGCTATGGAGGTGACAGAAGCTATGGTGGTGGAGGAGACAGAAGCTATGGTGGTAGCTACAGGAGTGGTGGAGGATACTCCTCTGGGGGTGGCAGCGGAGGTTACAGAGAGGCCAG GAGTGGTGGTGAAAGTGGTTATGGTGGCCGCTCTGGGGGATCCTACAGAGACAGCTATGACAGCTATGGTACGTTTGATGTAGCCTAG
- the LOC111952625 gene encoding cold-inducible RNA-binding protein B isoform X2: MSDEGKLFVGGLCFDTDETSLEEAFSKYGNIAKVDVVRDRETRRSRGFGFVTFENPEDAKDAMAAMNGKSVDGRMIRVDEAGKSGGRSDRGGSGGFRGGSGGFRGGSGGFRGGRGRGGHGYLGGGGGYGGGDRSYGGDRSYGGGERSYGGERSYGGDRSYGGGGDRSYGGSYRSGGGYSSGGGSGGYREARSGGESGYGGRSGGSYRDSYDSYGTFDVA, encoded by the exons ATGTCTGACGAAGGAAAGCTTTTTGTTGGAGGATTGTGTTTTGACACGGATGAAACTTCACTGGAAGAGGCGTTTTCCAAGTATGGCAACATTGCTAAAG TTGATGTTGTAAGAGACCGAGAGACTCGGAGGTCCAGGGGGTTCGGCTTTGTGACTTTTGAAAACCCTGAAGATGCCAAAGACGCAATGGCTGCAATGAATGGCAAG TCTGTTGATGGCAGGATGATCCGTGTGGATGAAGCTGGCAAGTCGGGAGGAAGATCTGACCGTGGTGGTTCTGGTGGCTTCAGGGGTGGTTCTGGTGGCTTCAGGGGTGGTTCTGGTGGCTtcagaggaggcagaggaagaggtgGGCATGGTTATTTAGGAGGAG GTGGTGGCTATGGTGGTGGAGACAGAAGCTATGGTGGTGACCGAAGCtatggtggaggagagagaagctaTGGGGGAGAGAGAAGCTATGGAGGTGACAGAAGCTATGGTGGTGGAGGAGACAGAAGCTATGGTGGTAGCTACAGGAGTGGTGGAGGATACTCCTCTGGGGGTGGCAGCGGAGGTTACAGAGAGGCCAG GAGTGGTGGTGAAAGTGGTTATGGTGGCCGCTCTGGGGGATCCTACAGAGACAGCTATGACAGCTATGGTACGTTTGATGTAGCCTAG